The following nucleotide sequence is from Labeo rohita strain BAU-BD-2019 chromosome 3, IGBB_LRoh.1.0, whole genome shotgun sequence.
ctaatgtatcTATTAACGTCACTGTAGCATAAAGCAGGGTGGGGCTGAATGTCGTGGAAGCGAAACTAGGATGTTGAAACAATTGTTAATGAGAGACGAGTGCGACACATGGTTCGAAAACAgcggagcttttattatgccacagtcaACCACTTCTGCTCTTTCCGGTCATGTGTATGTGGAGTAAAGCagtgctgttttatcatactagatacatttgagtgttTTTAAAGTTCTATAATAATGCTACTCTATGTGTTCATCACCTGACTTATAAAACGTATAacatattagggctgtcaacgattattttggtaatcaagtaatctgtCAATTATTCTGACAACTAATtgagtaatcagataattacaaaatattttttgtagtaataaaaatagacttaagtgaacaatagccttcaaaatgacttaaaatacatatataatagcaatgaggtaATAATAATCAGTTCAAATAAAGGattaaaagcaagtaatcatggttttattgaacaaaactgttaaaatacatactaTAAACAATAGTACTgatgtacattatgcattataacaaatgcctgcagagggcgccaacagCCTGACgactgtttttacattttactgcacaatctaatccgtgtttaatattgactcaacagcatttaattcaaatgtccacttaatctttaatatttggccatttctttttTATAGAAAACCTACAGCCattgtaatttcttgaatatgtggacatcagaacatgtaaactcagagtgagggtttaaacttttattttgaaatcatgaTGAAGTTAGCATGTTTAGAAAGATagtgatgtattctcctgtatttgcataggtttataaatgatttaccttacaaatcagATGAAATAGTGCACGTTGTGTTCCCAGACGGATGTTATAATAAACcaaaactcacaacaacatgcagagatgcacacatgtaaatgataacagttggTTCTGAGATGCATGTACGTAACCTATTCGCatgtaaatcattaaaatgcatatattaaacctgcattgcatatatttgtttaaCTGAATAGcagcgtttgtgaattcttaaaaGCATTACGCTTAAATGCGCCACTTTCGGTATTTTGCAGATTACTCGACACGGGCAAAATGCAGtcgaggatttttaaaaaacggaATACTCAAATAGAATCTAGGAATCATTGCAGCCCtataacatattaaagtgtctttggtgattccatgttttctacaaaataaaatagaaaatcgAGGGTGTATGACGTCATTGTCAGGCGACATAATGACAAGGAACGAGacactagttaaaattgcttatttctctcaatttaaacattcttggaaacattCGGGATTATagcagcaaaatatataacactgttctaggggtttttggatattttaattaaaaaatcgtACATATTGTGCTTTTAAAGAAAGAATACTGTGCCAATTCACCTTATTTTTACACAGCTCCACATTGCAATTGCAGTGTTGTATCAGGTGTGTTaatgagcaagtttactatgtcagaAAAGCCATACGTATGGAGCTGGGTATGTGATGCGAATGTTAAATCATGCACTATAAGTTGTTTACAGCTGATATCATAATATTGTGCAAGAAACCATGTGAAATAAATTCACCTTCATCAATTTAAATTCTGCCCCTTAatcatattttgtgtgaaaacgAATAAAGATGgttggtgttttactgccatGAGTGTTCATTCAACTGGAACAGCAGCAAATTGAATGTATAGGTATGTTTATggagttttgcagaaatgtaggtAGAGGCAGGATTTTTCAGTGAGCCTAGGTTGCATAATATGTCATGACAAACATGTGAAGGAAGGACGTTTAAGTGGATTAAATGACTGAAACAATCTGGCATACGTCACCAAGTGACGTGTTTGtgttaataatcattttagtcTTGTCTATCCTTAACTTGTCTATTACTCTGTATCTTTCTGTTCCTCTTCACTCTTCATCCACACAGCGACTCCTCTGAACGTGGCGGGGTTATATGGCTATTTGCCCGACCGCAGGGCCAGTCAGTACTCAGAGAGTCAAAGACGTTCCTCTGCAGTGCAGGCCTGCTACCACCATCACAGCGCCTGTGTCGAGGACAGACCGAGTCAACTGCAGGCGCGTCTGGAGCTGCTGCAGTCGCAGCTCAACAGGTCTGATATCCAGAGGAAAAAACAAGCTTTTAATGGCAAAGTCTACATTTGCCTTACATcttcactctttctctctctctctctaaagaCTGGAGACCAGGATGACAGCTGATATAAATGTGATCCTGCAGCTGCTGCAGAGGCAGATGGCGCCTGTACCCCCTGCCTACAGCGCTGTTTCCCCAGAACCGCTGGCCCACCCTGCTCATCCCACCAGCCTGTACACCACAGCAACGCACAGCACCATGCCATCTTTACAGATCAATGACAGTTCATCACCTGGTAAGGTAGGTTGTCATGCGAGCAAAGAGAGAAGAAGGGTGTGATGATTCTGCACATTTCCTAGATGAACAGTAGATGTGTAATACCAGAAGCAGTATAAAGAGGACAAAACAGACCACTCGTATAATATAGAAATATGCTAGCTGTATTTACATGTCTTTTTGATGTTCagataaatatatgaaaatacactTTCAAAGGGAACTAAGCAGGCTAAGACAATCATTGCTATGAACGCATGATGTTGTTTttccagataaaaaaaaataacttttatattgtcatttgtactaaagttaaaagaaaattattaaatatacatatattattaaactaaattataaacataaagggtaatttgattaacttttgatttctatattaaatatttctattctattctattctattctattctattgtcTGTTTGCAAATATTTGGGCATATACAAATGTTTGGGCTTTTAACAGAAAATAAGAGTCACATTTATGAATCATGATTTTTGATTCTTTTgtctaaagcaaaaaaaaaaaaaaaaccatgagAAACCTGAagggtaaaataattaaaaaataaaaacttttattttattttattttatttttattttattttattttgttatatttattttttctattttattttatattacatttatactatgttatattttattttattttttatttttattatattttatattttgtattttatttttttttatttaaattaaattattttatattatatttatactaggtgttataatatttttatattttatttgttattgtattttatacaaaatattttattttatattttgttctttttatattttatatatactatatgttatattttttatattacattacattcatgctatttatattttgtattttattcttatattatatttttatattttttgtattttatttttatattgtattttatacacaatttattttattttatattaggttttatattgtttatattttatttttaatattatattttattttattcttatattatattgttagattttattttgttttattttttatattttgttttatattttattttcttgtattttattcttttattatatttttatattttatccctatattttatttaatattttatggtagattttttattttacattttattgtttgtattttattttatacatttttgttgttgttgttttatattatattttattgtatatatattatattatattaaattatatgtttttatatattattttttacgttttattttattttggaaaaccCCACTAAGAACACCCCTCAGTTTTGTAGAGAATTTTTTGGGggagatttcagattttcatgtTTAAGTAAATAGGAGCTGTATTTGCATGACCAGTGTTACCAAGACGGCGGCGAGTAAACTGACATTGATAATATAGTGATTGCCGCCACCTAAGATACTTGTCAGTTCAGCTGATCTCTGTGCTCTCAGTTGTGTTATGAGCTGGCTAGATGAATCTTTGTAGTGTGCATGGTTAATGTCTGCATTGAACCGGACCCATTTCATCCACAGAGCCCTGATTTGGACAGCTTCAAAGAGAAGTCCCCAGACTCCTTGTCCAGTGGGATCCATCTAACCGTCGCCTCCAATGACACCATGTCCATGTCCCCAGAGACAGAGCTGGCTGTGCCCACAGGACTGAATCCTCCCGGAGAGCCTCATCTACAGCCCCCGGGACTGCTGTGTAGAAGCATGCGCTTCCCATCGCTCCCAGACAGCCTGGAGAGTCCGAGCACGCTGGAGGGATCACCGGAAATCCAGAGGCACGTGTCCGATCCAGTCTTACCTGGAAGCTAGAGGCCAAAAACAGACTACTGTCCCTTCTAAGACATATACGGTTTCCCTTTTCAAACAGCTCAATATTGCACTTctgcaataaaatgtattaatgttacTCATTAGTTCAAAGGGTGCCCAGTAGAGAAAAATGGTGACTGTAGTTTTCTCTAAGTCTCTGaggtgttttgtctcatatccCTTCTCATTCAGAGCAGGAATTCTTCCGCTGACGCGAGAGTATTTGGTAACACTCGAATTTTGTGTTATCGAATATGAAGAGGGCAATAAAGCGGGCAATAAAGACAAGATCAAAGAGTCAAAGAGAGATACTACATTATGAGCACCTGCCACCATCATGtaataattgtacatttttgtctgtctgtttgagATTTGTCATTACATACTAAACCTCATCTTGTCTTCTAACGTCAACTGAGATTCAAAGGTCGAATCCTCTGAGGAAATGACACATATACCTGGGCTTTCAATTGCGTGTGTGTACTGATATTCTTTTCAATGTATACATTTTCtaattatatactattataaatatatttatatatatatattttgtgtcaGGTTAGGTGTTTGACCCATTACTGACTGGCACAAAAAATGAAGCTTTGTATATTTGGATTCATAGTAACCAAATAGGCATGCATTCAGGGTTATGAAATGATATTTCTCACTGAAGTGGTTATTTTAACTGCTGATGGGTGGTGTGACTGCGTGTGTGTATGTCTGCGTGTGTTATGACTTACGTGTGATCTTTAGGAAATGTGATCACTGAATTCGAGAAATTTGAGAAAACTATTCAGTCTTGGAGGATTTTCTTTTGAATTCCTGATGTTCTGATGGGAGAAAGCGAAGGACTGTTTTTTGTAAATCACTTTTTGAGATGAAATCAGTGTAAAGTTTGTTTTACCTCTGCAGTGTAAGCAGatgaatgtatgtaaaatgatTGGAAACCTTTATTGGATTGTGAAGGTTTCCAAAAGcacacaattattattattttttagattaaatgttatttataaagGATTACTAATATTGCACCGGGTTCAAGGTGTCACTATTACTGGTTTcttcattttttagttttacttggGGTTGCACTGATATTTAGACATATAtttagttcaccctaaaatgtaTACTCACCCGGGTAATGTATACTCACTGTCTTGTCATTTCCTattagacctttgttcatcctcagaacacaaattaagattttttaaatgaaatacaagaactttctgaccctgcatagacaacaacacaactgacacgttcaagacccagaaaggtagtaagaacattgttaaattaAAGCTGTTCAGGCCAagactttgatcaaacatattAAGTTTGGTGCTTGGCATGTTttagttagtgtaaaacataacatatcctgttgccaacaggtggcgctatgattataactgaatattggcctttaggtgtcttcaggccaggactcttaccaaacgtGAAGTCTAGTGCAAATTGGACATTACATGTTTaaggtagtgtaaaacaagtcatttccggTGGcaagcaggtggtgctatgattataacagaatattggcctttaaatgtgtttaggACTCTTatcatgtgaagtttggggcagattggacattgtctGGCTGAACACCTTCTGTTCCCATGGCCAAACatcgaagtttgtcaggccgccatggACAAAATGGCCAAAAAGCACAGTAAGCTTAAGTACATTGTAGACCCATTGAAACCAATGGAGCTCCGATCACCTTAAGCTTACGATGCTTTTAGGAAACGCAGCCctggacaggactcttatcaaacgtgaattctggtgcagattggacattgtatgtctgaattataacaatttcctctttcatggcgaaacatcaaagtttgtcaggaATGGACAAGCCCTTCAGCGAAAGATCTTAGCAATTTTaggttgatctgtttaaatctctaggaggagttcgtttaaaggagtagttcacgtCCAgcacaaaaatttacagataatgtactcacctccttgtcatccaagatgttcatgcctttcttcagtcgtgaagaaattatgttttttgaggaaaacatttcaggatttctctccatatagtggacttaagtggtgcccgtgagtttgaacttccaaaatgcagtttcagtgcagcttcaaagggctctaaatgatctcagccgaggaagaagggtcatatctaacaaaatgatcagttattttataaaaaaaatttaaagttatatcctttttaaccttaaatgctcgtctcATCTAGCTCGGCGTGAACCGTTTTGTCCAGTTCAACATAcaggtatgtggaaaaactcccatctcattttcagtttacaaagtgaacatgcaaagaagatcaaacaccctttacaaaaaaaggtaaaacagcgacgtAGGACgattgaagttggaggagaaaatgagatgggagtttttggaCAAAACAAGATGGCGTCTGAAAGTTGCATTTGGTGGTCAGTTctttgtgtaaatgtatattgtGGTATACTCATTAAATATTCGTTTAGTTATTACCAAAACTCATTctattttgttgtagatcattaAACCGTTACACTGCCTCAGAAGCCTGTCCGAAATCATTTTTTGAGGTCCCTTCATGCAGAAACACTGCCGGCAAAGTCACTGCCTGAtggagggtttgcacttatgtcacaATTTGGCCTGTTACCTGGATGCATgcccatattggcgatacttggatgtaaacaacagcgtTGATTGCATAGTTAATGTACTgctatgttgttctgctaacaACTGCTGTATTTGCAactatgctgtctaaaccacataaaaaaaaagaaaaaaagaaaagatattagcctaatatttcacctgcctGACTGTAAATAATAAGTACAAATaggaatgttgtcaagattcttgccctggaattcctggttcagtttggccaaccacaaacaccttttttgcactcttctctttgatttgttataacttttgacagtctacagtactccaaatgtttttccctgtacgaccgattagtacagcccaaaacaggACAATTACTGACcaatttcagcagcaataatcagtcAAATATACGAGTTTCATTCGgctcagtggcattgtttacattctggCTTATGACGCGTCATTATAACACTCTATAaggctgtttttaaaaataaacgtaGTAGTTAGCATTAGATGATGGCAAATTtaataaagcagaaataaagGAAACGAGCATGCAGAAATATCCAATATCTaaccaataaaataataatagccgCCAGTTACCAGTTTTGTACTGATATTGTACATCATTAAATATTAGTCCACTGCAGTTTACATGAATAAATCAACACAGAAAGCTTTATGAAAGAACAAGAGTTTATTAAGTGAGTTTATTAATAGAAAAGCATCATGGCTGGACACACACAGAACTACTTACATATAAACACTCCATCTAAGAGTGTGAGGTGAGGATGAGGATCCCACACAGCCTTGCAAATTCACTTTTGTTTCGACCGAAAAGTGTGGCGTTACTACTACATCATATTTGCGTAACAACAGAACAATTTCATGGACCAACCAAATGACTCGCAACGCAAAATTATTCTGGAAAAGTGACACTTTTGTCCTACCttgtacataatatttatatatgtatacagtaCACATTTCACTTCGAGCACAAGCATGCTGAAAGGGGGACTAActcttttttaatgaaaaataacatgggGGGAAAATATAACAGGAACTCTCACAATTAGTGAGCAGTAATGCATCTTtaaatgaaaaagacattttgtccACTCAAACACTGACGTCAACAACGTAACTAACCGCCGTGTGAGTCGTGAGCGTGTCTGAGGAACATTTATGAATGTTTTGCAGTGACGACAAGCATTTTATCCCCATACTATCCAGTATTTAAGAGTTTCCAAGGatacaaaaaaaatggcacCTTCCTGAAATGAATAAACAGGCTCTGAAGTTCAGAGGACCTTTAAAACTGCATTAATCTTTGAAGTAATTACATCTTAATAAAACTGTAGTTTTGTATTGTCCATGTTGGCAAATTTCCTTATGATCCtagttttcaaaaatgttttttaccagtcaaacagaataaagatgCATCTTTCCCTACACAAATGGCCATACAATCATAGTAATTACAGTTGTGTTGAAGATCCCATTATGAGGACTGGGACACCAGCAAGTAGGAAAACagacaaatataatatattgtgcAGAAACACAGATACTCATTCACACGGCTTCTTTCTCCCAGACACGAGTTGCACACACATTGTTCAGACCGTCGTTCCCATAGGCCCGTTCATAACGTTTCCCGCTTGAAACCTCCAGACCTCAGGAACTTTAGAAAACAAGTCTCTGCTCCATGAAAGACTCTTTCTCCGCAGGAAGCACAGAGGCGCTTTAAGCCTCGGCTCTACACCCGCAGGATCTCCAGACAGTTGTTATAGCAAATGGCAATCCAGTCGGGCTGAGTGGAGGCCCACTGCACGTTGTTGATCTCCCCCTCGGCTGTGTAGGCCAGGATGGGGTCCTCGATGGCCCGCGGCATCTGCTGGATGTCCCAGATCAGAGCCTGGTGATCGTCCGCTACAGTGGGATTTAAAAGAAAAGGGGGCCAGGTAAAGAAGACTTGTATGAAACGGCACTATCAATGCTACTACAGTGTAATAGATGcgcaaataaaaaaacttgagaaaaaattaaggaaaacattccaggatttttctctatatagtggactttaatggggatcaacgggttcaaggtccaaactgcagtttcaatgcagctacatgaccccagccaaggaataagggttttatctaacaaaatgatctgtcattttctaattaATTATGGTTAGTTCTTTAtgtatcttattttctcctgcaacttcaaaatcgtccagcagtgttgttttacctttttcttttaagtaaaggctgtttgactttctttgcatgttcgctttgtaaactctgggtcggtacttcagcTTACAttacatgtgacctttccaacgtgattacgtaatgcgtaaAGTCAAGCTAGAACAAGAAGAGCctttgtggttaaaaactatataaatctttaatttttttttggagatagccaatcgtttcactagataagacccttattccttggctggaatcgtagagccctttgaagctgtatttaaactgcaatttggatcttaagccgttgatccccattgaagtcatTTTGAAATTTGTTATGTGTGTGTAACTGGGCTGGTTTCTAACCTGCTGTACATATGTGACAAGAGGAGTGTGGCGCCCATGCGATGCCGTTCACACAGGCACGATGATTATTGAGACGAGCTACTGGTGTGCACGGCACACGCACATCCAGAATCACCACctgacaaaaatgaaacaacattAGATAGCAAAAAGTGAGGGACATGAGGAAGGATGGGGAGAAATGTGGTAATACAGTAAAAGGGAATAAAAGAGAGACCTCCATGCCATCCATAGCCATAGTGGCCAAGTAGTTGGGATCCTGTTTATTCCAGCACAGGCGCAGCAGTGGGTGATGTTGAGGATCCTCATAGATGATGGTGCTGTGCTCCAGGTGCCGCAGATCAAACATGCGTACGGATCCGTCCGCTCCCACAGACGCAAACATATCACGACCGCCACCCGCACGGCTGAATGCGATGTCATATACCTAAAAGCCAAAGAAAAAAGGTTTTATACCAAGACAGCTACACACTACACAAATCAAGAATCTGAAGTACTAGGGTGTTTTTCTCCTCACCTCCTTGTCGTGAGCAATTAGCTGTGTTTTGACATGGCCTGACACCAGGTTGACCCTTCCCAGGACCTGTCCTGTCTCTAAACCCCAGATCGTGCAGGTGGTATCAATACTAGAAGTGCCtgagaaacagaaaacacacacacataaaacacagATGATCTTTTGAGAGGCAAACATACAAATGTATGCATGCTCTACCAAACAAAATCCCATTAGATTGTATAGGAGTTCGTTTGGTTGccaaaatgcaaaagtaacattttttaaaaaaaaaaaatataaatgcaaggatttttttttctatttttattatttacttaaaatactaGAAAAAATTTCTAGATTTAATTTCtgattaacaaaatatattttaaacagctTTAATTAACAATCACAACACTGCAAGGGCTCTCACCCAGAAGATTGGGGTCCACTTCATTCCAGTCAAAAGAGGTCAGAGGTGCACAGAAATCCGAGTTCTTGTTATTATTCAGGAGACACTCCAGACGAGTCTCTGTGTCGTTCACCTGACAACAATATACATACAGTTAACTTACTTCATTTATACGAACTGAATTTGCTTGTTTCTACAGTTCCGTCACAGTACTAAAGCTAGAGAGTCCCTGATCATTTAAAGTTAAATCAAAATTTACCCTATTTACTTTCTTAACACACATCTCTGGTCTTATTGTTAAGTTTTCGtaagtaaacatttatttgaaatacagtgACATAAATTACAGAGGGATTCAAGCTAGACTGAACAAAAGTTTGCCATGCAAATGTCTATACAGCTATAGATTGTTTTTATGACACATCATTAATCAACCATATTGGTGGCAccgaatgtaaacaatgccacagaATCGAACAAAACTCACATATTTAGTTGATTATTTCAGCTCAAAAAGATCAatcattgtcatgttttgggctgtactaattggtcagaCTAGGAAAAATATCTGGAGTACTGTAGActaccaaaagttataacaaatcaaggagaagagtgcaaaaaaacatctgaggaacaaaaggctggatagccaaactgaaccaggatttccagggcaagaatcttaacaacatttgtgtttgttcttatcaatTCCAATCAGGTagatgaaatattaggctaatagctacaaaactttagtttgtcaaaaagttgcaccctttcctgcttactaagtccttctctatatgatttaacagcttccacatgtttttttttctgtagtttagacagcataaattagcagaacaaagtatttagtagtacattaactgtgcaatccatgctgtcaTTTATATCTGAGTATCACCAGTATGGCCGCACATCCGGATAAATGACCAAACTGTAACGCAAGTTCAAACCCTCTATTTGGCTACTGGTTAACAAGTGAAGTCAGTGGAAAAGCACACCACAGAGTAACagcatgttttaataaaatttatacttTTCGATCTTTATTGGAATACACAGATA
It contains:
- the dcaf7 gene encoding DDB1- and CUL4-associated factor 7 isoform X2 — translated: MSLHGKRKEIYKYEAPWTVYAMNWSVRPDKRFRLALGSFVEEYNNKVQLVGLEEESSEFVCRNTFDHPYPTTKIMWIPDTKGVYPDLLATSGDYLRIWRVNDTETRLECLLNNNKNSDFCAPLTSFDWNEVDPNLLGTSSIDTTCTIWGLETGQVLGRVNLVSGHVKTQLIAHDKEVYDIAFSRAGGGRDMFASVGADGSVRMFDLRHLEHSTIIYEDPQHHPLLRLCWNKQDPNYLATMAMDGMEVVILDVRVPCTPVARLNNHRACVNGIAWAPHSSCHICTAADDHQALIWDIQQMPRAIEDPILAYTAEGEINNVQWASTQPDWIAICYNNCLEILRV
- the dcaf7 gene encoding DDB1- and CUL4-associated factor 7 isoform X1 — encoded protein: MSLHGKRKEIYKYEAPWTVYAMNWSVRPDKRFRLALGSFVEEYNNKVQLVGLEEESSEFVCRNTFDHPYPTTKIMWIPDTKGVYPDLLATSGDYLRIWRVNDTETRLECLLNNNKNSDFCAPLTSFDWNEVDPNLLGTSSIDTTCTIWGLETGQVLGRVNLVSGHVKTQLIAHDKEVYDIAFSRAGGGRDMFASVGADGSVRMFDLRHLEHSTIIYEDPQHHPLLRLCWNKQDPNYLATMAMDGMEVVILDVRVPCTPVARLNNHRACVNGIAWAPHSSCHICTAVADDHQALIWDIQQMPRAIEDPILAYTAEGEINNVQWASTQPDWIAICYNNCLEILRV